The following are from one region of the Erwinia billingiae Eb661 genome:
- the ilvA gene encoding threonine ammonia-lyase, biosynthetic, whose product MAESQPLPDEPCGAEYLRAVLRSPVYEVAQVTPLQKMEKISSRLGNTILVKREDRQPVHSFKLRGAYAMIATLNEEQKARGVITASAGNHAQGVALSASKLGIASLIVMPVTTADIKVDAVRAFGGEAYLFGANFDEAKAKAIELAEQKGYTFVPPFDHPMVIAGQGTLAMELLQQDAHLDRVFVPVGGGGLAAGVAVLIKQLMPQIKVIAVEAEDSACLKAALDAGHPVDLARVGGFAEGVAVKRIGNETFRLCQEYLDDIITVDSDAICAAMKDLFEDVRAVAEPSGALALAGMKKYIQQHQIKGERLAHVLSGANVNFHGLRYVSERCELGEQREALLAVTIPEQKGSFLKFCQLLGGRSVTEFNYRYANADNACIFVGVRLTRGLEERSEILQLLQEGGYKVVDLSDDEMAKLHVRYMVGGRPSKPLRERLFSFEFPEAPGALLRFLQTLGTHWNISLFHYRSHGTDYGRVLAGFELSDSEPQFEEHLAELGYDFHDESNNPAFSFFLAG is encoded by the coding sequence ATGGCTGAGTCTCAACCGTTACCCGACGAGCCATGCGGCGCGGAGTATCTGCGGGCGGTTCTCCGTTCGCCGGTCTACGAAGTGGCGCAGGTGACCCCGTTGCAGAAGATGGAGAAGATCTCTTCCCGTCTGGGCAACACCATTTTGGTCAAGCGTGAAGATCGTCAGCCGGTGCACAGCTTCAAGCTGCGCGGAGCTTACGCGATGATCGCAACGTTGAATGAAGAGCAGAAAGCGCGCGGGGTGATTACCGCCTCCGCCGGCAATCATGCTCAGGGCGTGGCGTTATCGGCATCAAAGTTAGGGATTGCTTCCCTGATTGTGATGCCAGTGACTACCGCAGATATCAAAGTGGATGCGGTGCGGGCGTTTGGCGGTGAGGCTTACCTGTTTGGTGCCAACTTTGACGAAGCGAAAGCCAAGGCCATCGAACTGGCGGAGCAGAAGGGCTACACCTTTGTGCCGCCATTCGATCACCCGATGGTGATCGCCGGACAGGGTACGCTGGCGATGGAGCTGCTTCAGCAGGATGCGCATCTTGACCGCGTGTTCGTGCCCGTTGGCGGCGGCGGTCTGGCAGCAGGTGTTGCCGTGCTGATTAAACAGCTGATGCCGCAGATCAAAGTGATCGCGGTGGAAGCAGAAGATTCGGCCTGTCTGAAGGCGGCGCTCGACGCGGGTCATCCTGTCGATCTGGCCCGCGTTGGGGGCTTTGCTGAAGGTGTGGCGGTCAAACGCATCGGCAATGAAACCTTCCGTCTGTGCCAGGAGTATCTCGACGACATCATCACCGTCGACAGCGATGCGATATGTGCGGCGATGAAGGATTTATTTGAGGATGTCCGCGCCGTTGCCGAGCCTTCCGGGGCGCTGGCACTGGCCGGCATGAAAAAGTATATCCAACAGCACCAGATCAAAGGGGAACGTCTGGCACACGTGCTCTCCGGCGCAAACGTCAACTTCCATGGCCTGCGGTATGTCTCGGAGCGTTGTGAGTTGGGTGAACAGCGCGAGGCATTGCTGGCGGTCACCATTCCGGAGCAGAAAGGCAGCTTCCTGAAGTTTTGCCAACTGCTTGGCGGCCGTTCGGTCACCGAGTTTAACTATCGCTATGCGAATGCCGATAACGCCTGCATTTTTGTTGGCGTGCGGCTGACGCGTGGGCTTGAAGAGCGCAGCGAAATCCTGCAACTGTTGCAAGAGGGCGGCTATAAAGTTGTCGACCTGTCCGACGATGAAATGGCCAAGCTGCACGTGCGTTATATGGTCGGCGGACGCCCTTCAAAACCGCTGCGTGAGCGGTTATTCAGCTTTGAGTTCCCTGAAGCGCCGGGCGCATTACTGCGCTTCCTGCAAACGCTGGGCACACACTGGAATATTTCGTTGTTCCATTATCGTAGCCACGGCACTGACTATGGTCGGGTGCTGGCAGGCTTTGAGCTCAGCGACAGCGAGCCCCAGTTTGAAGAGCATCTGGCCGAGCTGGGCTATGATTTCCATGATGAAAGTAACAACCCGGCCTTCAGCTTCTTCCTCGCAGGCTAG
- the ilvM gene encoding acetolactate synthase 2 small subunit has protein sequence MMQHQLSIEARFRPEILERILRVVRHRGFQVCAMNMASSNNTDNINIEMTVASQRSVDLLSTQLSKLMDVACVQIQQQTTQQIRA, from the coding sequence ATGATGCAGCATCAATTGTCTATCGAAGCCCGCTTCAGACCCGAAATACTGGAGCGGATATTGCGGGTTGTCAGACACCGTGGTTTTCAGGTGTGTGCGATGAATATGGCTTCCAGTAATAATACCGACAACATTAATATTGAAATGACCGTTGCCAGCCAGCGCTCAGTCGATTTACTGTCAACACAATTAAGCAAGCTGATGGATGTCGCGTGCGTCCAGATCCAACAACAGACAACACAACAGATCCGCGCCTGA
- the ilvY gene encoding HTH-type transcriptional activator IlvY gives MDLRDLKLFLHLAESRHFGRSARAMHVSPSTLSRQIQRLEEDLGQALFLRDNRTVTLTDAGEQLRQFAQHTLLQYQHLLHSIGQNGPSLSGELRLFCSVTAAYSHLPPILDRFRAEHPLVEIKLTTGDAADAVEKVQSTEADIAIAGRPETLPASIGFTPIGLIPLVLIAPALPCPVRTQATEPEPDWSEIPFILPDQGPARQRIDLWFRRRRIPNPLIYATVAGHEAIVSMVALGCGIALLPDVVLENSPESVRNRILELDNVEMVAPFELGVCVQKKRLNEPLIDAFWALM, from the coding sequence ATGGACTTACGTGATCTGAAACTGTTCCTTCATCTGGCCGAAAGCCGGCATTTTGGCCGCAGCGCAAGGGCGATGCACGTCAGTCCTTCCACCTTATCCCGACAAATTCAGCGGCTGGAAGAAGACCTCGGCCAGGCTTTGTTCCTGCGGGATAACCGTACGGTCACCCTGACCGATGCAGGTGAGCAGCTGCGCCAGTTCGCCCAGCATACGCTGTTGCAGTATCAACATCTGCTGCATTCCATTGGGCAGAATGGCCCATCACTCAGCGGTGAGCTGCGCCTTTTTTGTTCCGTGACCGCGGCGTACAGCCACTTGCCACCGATTCTGGATCGCTTCCGTGCTGAACATCCGCTGGTAGAAATTAAGCTGACAACCGGGGATGCCGCGGACGCGGTGGAGAAAGTGCAGAGCACAGAGGCTGATATTGCCATTGCAGGACGGCCGGAAACGCTGCCGGCCAGTATTGGCTTTACGCCGATTGGGCTGATCCCGCTGGTGTTGATTGCCCCGGCGTTGCCCTGCCCGGTCCGGACTCAGGCCACAGAACCTGAGCCGGACTGGTCAGAGATCCCGTTTATTTTGCCCGATCAGGGTCCTGCCCGGCAGCGTATTGATTTATGGTTCCGCCGCCGCCGCATTCCTAACCCGTTGATTTACGCCACGGTGGCCGGTCACGAAGCGATTGTGTCGATGGTTGCGCTGGGCTGTGGCATTGCTTTGCTGCCGGATGTGGTGCTGGAGAACAGCCCGGAGTCCGTGCGCAATCGTATTCTTGAGCTGGATAATGTGGAGATGGTCGCACCGTTCGAACTGGGCGTTTGCGTACAAAAAAAGCGGCTCAATGAGCCGCTTATCGATGCGTTTTGGGCACTGATGTAA
- the ilvC gene encoding ketol-acid reductoisomerase: MANYFNTLNLRNQLAQLGKCRFMSREEFADEASYLKGKKVVIVGCGAQGLNQGLNMRDSGLDIAYALRAEAIAEKRASWRKATENGFKVGTYEELIPQADLVVNLTPDKQHTSVVQAVQPLMKDGAALGYSHGFNIVEVGEQVRKDITVVMVAPKCPGTEVREEYKRGFGVPTLIAVHPENDPKGEGMAIAKAWAAATGGHRAGVLESSFVAEVKSDLMGEQTILCGMLQAGSLLCFDKLVAEGTDPAYAEKLIQFGWETVTEALKQGGITLMMDRLSNPAKVRAYALSEQLKTIMAPLFQKHMDDIISGEFSSGMMADWANDDKKLLGWREETGKTAFETASQFEGKIAEQTYFDEGVVMIAMVKAGVELAFETMVDAGIIEESAYYESLHELPLIANTIARKRLYEMNVVISDTAEYGNYLFSYAAVPLLKEFMTTLQAGDLGKSQATSTAIDNAQLRDVNEAIRHHPIEAVGSKLRGYMTDMKRIAVAG, encoded by the coding sequence ATGGCTAACTATTTCAACACTTTGAACCTGCGCAACCAGTTGGCGCAATTAGGTAAATGCCGCTTCATGTCCCGTGAAGAATTTGCTGATGAAGCAAGCTACCTGAAAGGCAAAAAAGTCGTCATCGTTGGTTGTGGTGCTCAGGGCCTGAACCAGGGTCTGAACATGCGTGACTCCGGTCTGGATATTGCTTACGCCCTGCGTGCAGAAGCGATTGCTGAGAAGCGTGCTTCATGGCGTAAAGCGACCGAAAACGGCTTCAAAGTGGGAACCTACGAAGAGCTGATCCCGCAGGCCGACCTGGTGGTTAACCTGACGCCAGACAAGCAGCACACCTCTGTTGTTCAGGCTGTTCAGCCGCTGATGAAAGATGGCGCGGCGCTGGGTTACTCACACGGCTTCAACATCGTTGAAGTGGGCGAGCAGGTTCGTAAAGACATTACTGTAGTGATGGTTGCGCCGAAATGTCCGGGCACTGAAGTCCGTGAAGAGTACAAGCGTGGTTTCGGTGTTCCAACGCTGATTGCGGTTCACCCGGAAAACGATCCGAAAGGCGAAGGCATGGCGATTGCTAAAGCCTGGGCCGCTGCAACAGGTGGTCACCGTGCCGGTGTTCTGGAATCTTCCTTCGTTGCTGAAGTGAAATCTGACCTGATGGGCGAGCAGACAATTCTGTGCGGTATGCTGCAGGCGGGTTCACTGCTGTGCTTCGACAAGCTGGTGGCAGAAGGGACTGACCCGGCCTATGCCGAGAAACTGATTCAGTTCGGTTGGGAAACCGTGACCGAAGCGCTGAAGCAGGGCGGCATCACGCTGATGATGGATCGTCTGTCTAACCCAGCGAAAGTGCGTGCTTACGCGCTGTCTGAGCAGCTGAAAACCATCATGGCGCCACTGTTCCAGAAGCACATGGATGACATCATCTCCGGTGAATTCTCTTCCGGCATGATGGCTGACTGGGCGAACGACGATAAGAAACTGCTGGGCTGGCGTGAAGAGACCGGTAAAACGGCCTTCGAAACGGCTTCACAGTTCGAAGGTAAAATTGCAGAGCAGACGTACTTTGATGAAGGCGTGGTGATGATCGCGATGGTCAAAGCAGGCGTTGAGCTGGCATTTGAAACCATGGTTGATGCCGGCATTATCGAAGAGTCAGCTTACTATGAATCTCTGCACGAGCTGCCGTTGATCGCGAACACCATCGCGCGTAAGCGTCTGTATGAAATGAACGTGGTGATCTCTGACACGGCGGAATACGGTAACTATCTGTTCTCTTACGCGGCAGTTCCGCTGCTGAAAGAGTTTATGACTACCCTGCAGGCCGGCGATCTGGGCAAATCACAGGCGACCTCTACCGCCATCGACAACGCTCAGCTGCGTGATGTTAACGAAGCCATTCGTCACCATCCAATCGAAGCCGTTGGTAGTAAACTGCGTGGCTACATGACTGACATGAAGCGTATTGCCGTTGCCGGTTAA
- the ilvD gene encoding dihydroxy-acid dehydratase produces MPKLRSATTTHGRNMAGARALWRATGMTDDDFGKPIIAVVNSFTQFVPGHVHLRDMGKLVAEQIEASGGVAKEFNTIAVDDGIAMGHGGMLYSLPSRELIADSVEYMVNAHCADAMVCISNCDKITPGMLMASLRLNIPVIFVSGGPMEAGKTKLSDKIIKLDLVDAMIQGANPNVSDADSEQIERSACPTCGSCSGMFTANSMNCLTEALGLSQPGNGSLLATHADRKDLFLNAGKRIVELTKRWYQQDDESALPRNIANKAAFENAMTLDIAMGGSTNTVLHLLAAALEGDIDFNMSDIDRLSRKVPHLCKVAPSTPKYHMEDVHRAGGVFGILGELSRAGLMDQSVRNVLGLTLQETLDQYDIMLTKDEDVKKMFRAGPAGIRTTQAFSQDCRWETLDDDRKEGCIRTREFAFSQDGGLAVLYGNLAEDGCIVKTAGVEKESHTFRGPAKVYESQDDAVAAILGGKVVAGDVVVIRYEGPKGGPGMQEMLYPTTYLKSMGLGKSCALITDGRFSGGTSGLSIGHASPEAASGGTIALVRDGDIIDIDIPNRGIKVDVPDNVLHARREEEEARGSEAYTPHGRVREVSYALRAYALLATSADKGAVRDKSKLGG; encoded by the coding sequence ATGCCTAAGTTACGTTCCGCTACCACCACACATGGCCGCAATATGGCCGGTGCCCGTGCCCTCTGGCGCGCCACTGGAATGACCGACGACGATTTCGGTAAGCCAATCATTGCGGTAGTTAACTCCTTTACCCAGTTCGTACCGGGCCACGTTCACCTGCGCGACATGGGGAAACTGGTCGCTGAGCAGATTGAAGCGTCCGGCGGCGTGGCAAAAGAGTTCAACACCATTGCGGTGGATGATGGGATCGCGATGGGGCATGGCGGCATGCTGTACTCCCTGCCGTCGCGTGAATTGATTGCAGACTCGGTTGAGTACATGGTGAATGCGCACTGTGCCGATGCGATGGTCTGTATCTCCAACTGCGACAAAATCACCCCGGGGATGCTGATGGCTTCCCTGCGTTTGAATATCCCCGTGATCTTCGTTTCTGGCGGCCCGATGGAAGCCGGTAAAACCAAGCTCTCTGACAAAATCATCAAGCTGGATTTGGTTGATGCGATGATCCAGGGCGCAAACCCGAACGTCAGCGATGCCGACAGCGAGCAGATCGAACGCTCCGCGTGCCCGACCTGTGGCTCCTGTTCCGGTATGTTTACCGCCAACTCGATGAACTGCCTGACCGAAGCGCTGGGCCTTTCCCAACCGGGTAACGGTTCACTGCTGGCGACTCACGCCGACCGTAAAGACCTGTTCCTGAATGCCGGTAAGCGCATTGTTGAACTGACCAAACGCTGGTATCAGCAGGATGATGAAAGCGCGCTGCCGCGTAACATCGCCAATAAAGCGGCTTTCGAGAACGCCATGACGTTGGATATCGCCATGGGCGGTTCCACCAACACCGTTCTGCACCTGCTGGCCGCTGCGCTGGAAGGTGATATCGACTTCAACATGTCAGACATTGACCGTCTGTCACGCAAAGTGCCACACCTGTGTAAAGTGGCGCCGAGCACCCCGAAATACCATATGGAAGACGTGCACCGCGCCGGTGGCGTATTCGGTATCCTCGGCGAATTAAGCCGTGCCGGCCTGATGGATCAAAGCGTCCGTAACGTGCTGGGTCTGACCCTGCAGGAAACGCTGGATCAGTACGACATCATGCTGACCAAAGATGAAGACGTGAAGAAAATGTTCCGTGCTGGCCCGGCCGGTATCCGCACCACGCAGGCGTTCTCTCAGGACTGCCGCTGGGAAACGCTGGATGACGATCGCAAAGAAGGCTGTATTCGTACGCGTGAATTCGCCTTCAGTCAGGACGGTGGTCTGGCCGTGCTGTACGGTAACCTCGCTGAAGATGGTTGCATCGTCAAAACGGCGGGCGTGGAAAAAGAGAGCCACACCTTCCGTGGTCCGGCCAAAGTTTACGAAAGCCAGGATGATGCCGTTGCGGCGATCCTGGGCGGCAAAGTGGTTGCCGGTGACGTGGTTGTAATCCGTTACGAAGGGCCTAAAGGCGGACCGGGCATGCAGGAAATGCTTTACCCGACCACCTATCTGAAATCGATGGGCCTCGGTAAAAGCTGTGCGCTGATCACCGATGGACGCTTCTCCGGCGGTACTTCCGGGCTGTCAATCGGCCATGCTTCACCAGAAGCGGCCAGCGGCGGAACCATTGCGCTGGTGAGAGACGGCGACATCATTGATATCGATATTCCTAATCGCGGCATCAAGGTTGATGTGCCAGATAACGTGCTGCATGCCCGTCGCGAAGAAGAAGAAGCCCGCGGTAGCGAGGCCTACACGCCACATGGTCGTGTGCGTGAAGTTTCCTATGCCCTGCGCGCTTATGCCTTACTGGCAACCAGTGCGGACAAGGGCGCTGTGCGTGACAAGAGCAAGCTGGGAGGCTAA
- a CDS encoding branched-chain amino acid transaminase gives MTKKADFIWFNGEMVKWEDAKVSVMSHALHYGTSVFEGVRCYDSHKGPVVFRHREHMQRLHDSAKIYRFPVSQSVDELMEACREVLRVNKLKSAYIRPLVFVGDVGLGVNPPEGFSTDVIIAAFPWGAYLGPEALEQGIDAMVSSWNRVAPNTIPTAAKAGGNYLSSLLVGSEARRHGYQEGIALDTQGYISEGAGENLFEVKEGILFTPPFTSSALPGITRDAIIKLAKDMGIEVREQVLSRESLYLADEVFMSGTAAEITPVRSVDGIQVGEGKRGPVTARIQSAFFGLFTGETEDKWGWLDSVNP, from the coding sequence ATGACGAAGAAAGCTGACTTTATCTGGTTCAATGGCGAGATGGTTAAGTGGGAAGACGCGAAGGTCAGCGTGATGTCCCACGCACTGCACTACGGTACGTCTGTGTTTGAAGGCGTCCGCTGCTACGACTCGCACAAAGGCCCGGTAGTCTTCCGCCATCGTGAACATATGCAGCGCCTGCACGACTCTGCAAAAATCTATCGTTTCCCGGTCAGCCAGAGCGTTGATGAACTGATGGAAGCGTGCCGCGAAGTTCTGCGCGTCAACAAACTGAAAAGCGCTTATATCCGTCCGCTGGTCTTCGTTGGCGACGTGGGTCTGGGTGTTAACCCGCCAGAAGGCTTCAGCACCGATGTGATCATTGCCGCGTTCCCTTGGGGCGCGTACCTGGGTCCTGAAGCGCTGGAGCAGGGTATTGATGCCATGGTGTCCTCCTGGAACCGTGTGGCACCCAACACCATCCCAACTGCTGCTAAAGCGGGCGGTAACTACCTGTCCTCACTGCTGGTAGGCAGCGAAGCTCGCCGCCACGGCTATCAGGAAGGTATCGCTCTGGATACTCAGGGCTACATCTCTGAAGGTGCGGGTGAGAACCTGTTCGAAGTGAAAGAGGGCATTCTGTTTACCCCGCCATTCACCTCTTCCGCGCTGCCGGGCATTACGCGTGATGCGATCATCAAGCTGGCTAAAGACATGGGTATCGAAGTGCGTGAGCAGGTGCTGTCACGTGAATCTCTGTATCTGGCCGATGAAGTCTTCATGTCAGGTACGGCTGCTGAAATCACACCGGTTCGCAGCGTAGACGGTATCCAGGTAGGTGAAGGCAAGCGCGGCCCGGTTACTGCCCGCATTCAGTCCGCCTTCTTCGGCCTGTTCACTGGCGAAACAGAAGACAAATGGGGCTGGCTGGATTCGGTTAACCCATAA
- the ppiC gene encoding peptidylprolyl isomerase PpiC — protein sequence MAKTAAALHILVKEEKLAQDILAELEKGADFEKLAKKHSTCPSGKKGGHLGEFKQGAMVPAFDKVVFSCPLIVPYGPLHTQFGYHIIKVLYRN from the coding sequence ATGGCAAAAACCGCAGCAGCACTCCATATCCTTGTTAAGGAAGAAAAACTGGCTCAGGATATTCTGGCTGAGCTGGAAAAAGGCGCAGACTTTGAAAAGCTGGCCAAGAAGCATTCCACCTGCCCATCGGGCAAAAAAGGCGGCCATTTAGGCGAGTTCAAACAGGGCGCAATGGTGCCGGCGTTTGATAAAGTGGTGTTCTCCTGCCCACTTATCGTGCCCTATGGTCCTCTGCATACCCAGTTCGGTTACCACATCATCAAGGTGTTGTACCGCAACTGA
- the ilvG gene encoding acetolactate synthase 2 catalytic subunit, protein MNGAQWVVQALRAHGVETVFGYPGGAIMPVYDALYDGGVEHLLCRHEQGAAMAAIGYARSTGKVGVCIATSGPGATNLITGLADAMMDSVPVVAITGQVSSAFIGTDAFQEIDVLGMSLSCTKHSFLVESLEELPEVMAEAFAIAQSGRPGPVLIDIPKDIQLASGELTAHLLPVEAETEHPYQELQLARAMLAQAKKPILYVGGGVGMAGAVEALRAFVKETGIPTVATLKGLGTPDAEDPCYLGMLGMHGTKAANYAVQQCDLLIAVGARFDDRVTGKLNTFAPHASVIHMDIDPAELNKLRQAHVAMRGDLNKMLPDLYHPADISAWRDHVITMKAENGWRYDHPGEAIFAPLFLKQLSDRKPASAIVTTDVGQHQMWAAQHMLFNRPENFITSSGLGTMGFGLPAAVGAQVARPDDTVICVSGDGSFMMNVQELGTIKRKQLPVKIVLMDNQRLGMVRQWQQLFFSERYSETNLSDNPDFLTLASAFDIPGQRITRKDQVDAALDALLHSEGPYMLHVAIDEHENVWPLVPPGASNENMMEKTS, encoded by the coding sequence ATGAATGGTGCTCAGTGGGTGGTTCAGGCGTTGCGTGCGCACGGTGTCGAGACAGTTTTCGGCTATCCGGGTGGGGCGATTATGCCCGTCTATGATGCGCTCTATGACGGTGGCGTCGAACACCTACTCTGTCGCCATGAGCAGGGCGCAGCAATGGCCGCTATCGGCTACGCCCGTTCTACTGGCAAAGTCGGCGTGTGTATCGCCACTTCCGGCCCGGGTGCAACGAACCTGATCACCGGCCTGGCTGATGCGATGATGGATTCTGTGCCTGTGGTGGCGATCACCGGTCAGGTTTCCTCTGCCTTTATCGGTACTGATGCGTTTCAGGAAATTGACGTGCTGGGAATGTCCCTGTCCTGCACCAAACACAGCTTCCTGGTGGAATCACTGGAAGAACTGCCAGAAGTGATGGCTGAAGCTTTCGCTATCGCGCAGTCTGGTCGTCCTGGCCCGGTACTGATCGACATTCCTAAAGATATTCAGCTGGCGAGTGGCGAGTTAACGGCTCACCTGTTGCCGGTCGAAGCCGAAACCGAGCATCCTTATCAGGAATTGCAGCTGGCTAGAGCCATGCTGGCGCAGGCGAAGAAGCCAATCCTCTATGTCGGCGGCGGTGTTGGCATGGCCGGCGCCGTTGAGGCACTGCGCGCTTTCGTTAAAGAGACCGGTATTCCAACTGTTGCTACGCTTAAAGGATTGGGTACGCCCGATGCCGAAGACCCATGCTACCTGGGCATGTTAGGTATGCATGGTACCAAAGCCGCTAATTACGCAGTGCAGCAGTGTGATTTGTTGATTGCCGTCGGTGCGCGCTTTGATGACCGTGTGACGGGCAAGTTAAACACCTTCGCTCCACATGCCAGCGTGATCCATATGGACATTGACCCGGCTGAATTGAATAAACTGCGTCAGGCCCATGTGGCAATGCGCGGCGACCTGAATAAAATGCTGCCAGACTTATATCATCCGGCAGACATCAGCGCCTGGCGCGATCACGTCATCACGATGAAAGCGGAAAACGGCTGGCGTTACGATCATCCAGGTGAAGCTATCTTTGCCCCATTGTTCCTGAAGCAGTTGTCCGATCGTAAACCCGCCAGCGCTATCGTCACCACTGATGTGGGCCAGCATCAGATGTGGGCCGCACAGCATATGCTTTTCAACCGCCCGGAGAACTTCATCACCTCCAGCGGGCTGGGCACGATGGGCTTTGGCCTGCCAGCCGCCGTCGGTGCGCAGGTTGCCCGCCCGGACGATACCGTTATCTGCGTTTCCGGCGATGGTTCATTCATGATGAACGTGCAGGAACTCGGCACCATTAAACGTAAGCAGCTGCCGGTCAAAATCGTGCTGATGGATAACCAGCGTTTGGGCATGGTTCGCCAGTGGCAGCAACTGTTCTTCTCCGAGCGCTACAGCGAAACCAATTTGTCCGACAATCCAGACTTTCTGACCCTGGCCAGCGCGTTTGATATCCCTGGCCAGCGCATTACCCGGAAAGACCAGGTCGACGCCGCATTAGACGCTTTGCTGCACAGTGAAGGGCCATACATGCTCCACGTCGCCATCGACGAGCATGAAAACGTCTGGCCTTTGGTACCGCCTGGTGCCAGCAACGAAAATATGATGGAGAAAACCTCATGA